One Pseudomonas sp. FP1742 genomic window carries:
- the nuoM gene encoding NADH-quinone oxidoreductase subunit M, translating to MILPWLILIPFIGGLLCWMGERFGATLPRWIALITMSLLLSLGLWLWANGDYSFAPKPGADPTWAIEFKHVWIQRFGINVHLALDGLSLLMILLTGLLGVLSVLCSWKEIQRHVGFFHLNLMWILGGVVGVFLALDLFMFFFFWEMMLVPMYFLIALWGHSSSDGKKTRIYAATKFFIFTQASGLIMLVAILGLVLVNFNDTGVITFNYADLLKTKMSQTTEYILMLGFFIAFAVKLPVVPFHSWLPDAHAQAPTAGSVDLAGILLKTAAYGLLRFALPLFPNASAEFAPFAMTLGLIGIFYGAFLAFAQTDIKRLIAFSSVSHMGFVLIGIYSGSQLALQGAVMQMLAHGLSAAALFILSGQLYERTHTRDMREMGGLWSKIAYLPALSLFFAAASLGLPATGNFVGEFLILIGTFASAPWVTVIATSGLVFGSVYSLIMIHRAYFGPSKSDAVLHGMDGRELIMVVGLAALLLYIGVYPQPFLDTSAATMHGVQQWLGTAFTQLASAR from the coding sequence ATGATTCTGCCATGGCTAATCCTGATCCCCTTCATCGGCGGCCTGCTGTGCTGGATGGGTGAGCGCTTCGGCGCCACCCTCCCCCGCTGGATTGCGCTGATCACCATGTCCCTGCTGCTCTCCCTCGGCCTCTGGCTGTGGGCCAACGGTGACTATTCATTTGCACCAAAACCGGGTGCCGATCCAACCTGGGCGATTGAGTTCAAACACGTCTGGATCCAGCGCTTCGGCATCAACGTGCACCTGGCCCTCGACGGCCTGTCGCTGTTGATGATCCTGCTGACCGGCCTGCTGGGTGTCCTCTCGGTACTCTGCTCCTGGAAAGAGATTCAGCGTCACGTGGGCTTCTTCCACCTGAACCTGATGTGGATCCTGGGCGGTGTCGTTGGCGTGTTCCTGGCCCTCGACCTGTTCATGTTCTTCTTCTTCTGGGAAATGATGCTGGTGCCGATGTACTTCCTCATCGCGCTCTGGGGTCACAGTTCTTCGGACGGCAAGAAAACCCGGATCTACGCGGCGACCAAGTTCTTCATCTTCACTCAGGCTTCCGGCCTGATCATGTTGGTGGCGATCCTGGGCCTGGTACTGGTCAACTTCAACGACACTGGCGTGATTACCTTCAACTACGCCGATCTGTTGAAAACCAAGATGTCCCAGACCACCGAGTACATCCTGATGCTCGGCTTCTTCATCGCCTTCGCGGTCAAGCTGCCCGTCGTACCGTTCCACTCCTGGCTGCCTGACGCTCACGCCCAGGCACCGACCGCGGGTTCCGTCGACCTGGCCGGTATCTTGCTGAAGACTGCTGCGTACGGCCTGCTGCGCTTCGCCCTGCCGCTGTTCCCGAATGCCTCGGCCGAGTTCGCGCCGTTCGCCATGACCCTGGGTCTGATCGGGATCTTCTATGGTGCGTTCCTGGCGTTCGCGCAAACCGACATCAAGCGTCTGATTGCCTTCTCGTCCGTTTCCCACATGGGCTTCGTACTGATCGGCATCTACTCCGGCAGCCAACTGGCGCTGCAGGGCGCGGTGATGCAGATGCTGGCGCACGGTCTGTCGGCCGCGGCACTCTTTATCCTCTCCGGTCAGCTGTACGAGCGCACTCACACCCGTGATATGCGCGAGATGGGTGGCCTGTGGTCGAAGATTGCCTACCTGCCAGCCCTGAGCCTGTTCTTCGCGGCGGCGTCGCTGGGCCTGCCGGCGACCGGTAACTTCGTCGGTGAGTTCCTGATCCTGATCGGCACCTTCGCCAGCGCCCCATGGGTCACCGTGATCGCGACCTCCGGCCTGGTGTTCGGTTCGGTCTACTCGCTGATCATGATCCACCGTGCCTACTTCGGCCCGTCGAAATCCGACGCGGTGCTGCATGGCATGGACGGTCGCGAACTGATCATGGTGGTTGGGCTTGCGGCACTGCTGCTTTACATCGGCGTGTACCCGCAACCGTTCCTCGATACCTCTGCCGCGACGATGCATGGCGTGCAGCAGTGGCTCGGCACCGCCTTCACTCAACTCGCTTCGGCCCGGTAA
- the nuoL gene encoding NADH-quinone oxidoreductase subunit L: MNLLYLTFLFPLIGFVLLAFSRGRLSENLSALIGVGSIGLSAIVAAYVIWQFNVAPPEGGRYTLVLWQWMAVEGFTPNFALYLDGLSVTMLGVVVGVGFLIHLFASWYMRGEAGYSRFFAYTNLFIASMLFLVLADNLLFVYFGWEGVGLCSYLLIGFYYSNRNNGNAALKAFIVTRVGDVFMAIGLFILFQQLGTLNIQELLVKAPEHFKAGDFWIVLATLMLLGGAVGKSAQLPLQTWLADAMAGPTPVSALIHAATMVTAGVYLIARTHGLFALAPDILHLVGVVGGVTLVLAGFAALVQTDIKRILAYSTMSQIGYMFLALGVGAWDGAIFHLMTHAFFKALLFLASGAVIVACHHEQNIFKMGGLWKKLPLAYASFIVGGAALAALPLVTAGFYSKDEILWEAFASGNEGLLYAGLVGAFMTSLYTFRLIFITFHGEAKTEAHAGHGVAHWLPLSVLIVLSTFVGAMIVPPLHGVLPESVGHAGGEAKHSLEIASGAIALSGILLAALLFLGKRRFVTAIANSGVGRFLSAWWFAAWGFDWIYDKLFVKPYLAISHILRKDPLDQTIGLIPRMAKGGHTALSRTETGQLRWYAASMAAGAVLVIGAVVLVAV; this comes from the coding sequence ATGAACCTTCTCTATCTGACTTTCCTGTTCCCCCTGATCGGTTTTGTGCTGCTGGCGTTCTCCCGGGGCCGCCTCTCGGAAAACCTCTCGGCGCTGATCGGCGTCGGTTCCATTGGCCTGTCGGCAATCGTCGCGGCTTATGTGATCTGGCAATTCAACGTTGCGCCGCCCGAGGGTGGCCGCTACACCCTGGTGCTGTGGCAATGGATGGCGGTGGAAGGCTTTACGCCGAACTTCGCCCTGTACCTGGACGGTCTGTCCGTGACCATGCTCGGCGTGGTGGTGGGCGTGGGCTTCCTGATCCACCTGTTCGCGTCCTGGTACATGCGCGGTGAAGCCGGTTACTCGCGCTTCTTCGCCTACACCAACCTGTTTATCGCCAGCATGCTGTTCCTGGTCCTGGCCGATAACCTGCTGTTCGTGTACTTCGGCTGGGAAGGCGTGGGCCTGTGCTCGTACCTGTTGATCGGTTTCTACTACAGCAACCGCAACAACGGTAACGCGGCACTCAAAGCCTTCATCGTGACCCGGGTCGGCGACGTGTTCATGGCCATCGGCCTGTTCATCCTGTTCCAACAGTTGGGCACGCTGAATATCCAGGAACTGCTGGTCAAGGCGCCTGAGCACTTCAAGGCCGGCGACTTCTGGATCGTGCTGGCGACCCTGATGCTGCTGGGCGGCGCTGTCGGTAAATCCGCGCAACTGCCGCTGCAAACCTGGCTGGCGGATGCGATGGCCGGCCCTACGCCGGTTTCGGCACTGATCCACGCCGCGACCATGGTAACCGCCGGTGTCTACCTGATCGCCCGTACCCACGGCCTGTTCGCACTGGCGCCGGATATCCTGCACCTGGTAGGTGTCGTGGGTGGCGTGACGCTGGTGCTGGCAGGTTTTGCCGCACTGGTTCAGACCGACATCAAACGTATCCTCGCCTACTCGACCATGAGCCAGATCGGCTATATGTTCCTGGCCCTGGGCGTCGGTGCATGGGATGGCGCGATCTTCCACCTGATGACCCACGCCTTCTTCAAGGCGCTGCTGTTCCTTGCATCCGGTGCGGTGATCGTTGCCTGCCACCACGAGCAGAACATCTTCAAGATGGGCGGCCTGTGGAAGAAACTGCCACTGGCCTACGCCAGCTTCATCGTCGGCGGCGCGGCCCTGGCGGCCTTGCCTCTGGTGACCGCGGGCTTCTACTCCAAGGATGAAATCCTCTGGGAAGCGTTCGCCAGCGGTAACGAAGGCCTGCTGTATGCCGGTCTGGTCGGTGCCTTCATGACCTCGCTGTACACCTTCCGCCTGATCTTCATCACGTTCCACGGTGAAGCGAAGACCGAAGCCCATGCCGGTCACGGCGTTGCTCACTGGCTGCCGCTGTCGGTGCTGATCGTACTGTCGACGTTCGTCGGCGCGATGATCGTTCCACCGCTGCACGGTGTGTTGCCGGAAAGCGTCGGCCATGCCGGTGGCGAAGCCAAGCACAGCCTGGAAATCGCTTCGGGCGCCATCGCCCTGTCCGGTATCCTGCTGGCCGCGCTGCTGTTCCTGGGCAAGCGTCGCTTCGTCACGGCCATCGCCAACAGCGGCGTCGGTCGCTTCCTTTCGGCCTGGTGGTTCGCCGCCTGGGGCTTCGACTGGATCTACGACAAACTGTTCGTCAAGCCATACCTTGCGATCAGCCACATTCTGCGCAAAGACCCGCTCGACCAGACCATCGGTCTGATCCCGCGTATGGCCAAAGGCGGTCACACCGCCCTGAGCCGCACCGAGACCGGTCAATTGCGTTGGTATGCCGCCTCGATGGCTGCTGGTGCCGTGCTGGTAATCGGCGCCGTCGTGCTGGTAGCGGTCTGA
- the nuoJ gene encoding NADH-quinone oxidoreductase subunit J, producing MEFAFYFASGIAVVSTLRVITNTNPVHALLYLIISLIAVAMTFFALGAPFAGVLEVIAYAGAIMVLFVFVVMMLNLGPASVQQERVWLKPGIWLGPVALGALLLAELLYVLFSHSSGQALGHTTVDAKAVGISLFGPYLLVVELASMLLLAAAVTAFHLGRNEAKEQ from the coding sequence ATGGAATTCGCTTTCTATTTCGCATCGGGTATCGCGGTTGTGTCCACGCTTCGCGTGATCACCAACACCAACCCCGTGCACGCCCTGCTCTACCTGATCATTTCGCTGATCGCCGTGGCCATGACGTTCTTCGCCCTCGGCGCACCGTTTGCCGGTGTACTGGAAGTGATCGCCTACGCCGGCGCCATCATGGTGCTGTTCGTGTTCGTGGTGATGATGCTGAACCTGGGCCCGGCCTCGGTTCAGCAAGAACGCGTCTGGCTCAAGCCCGGTATCTGGCTGGGCCCGGTCGCGCTCGGTGCCCTGCTGCTGGCTGAGCTGCTGTATGTGCTGTTCAGCCACTCCAGCGGCCAGGCACTCGGCCACACCACCGTAGACGCCAAGGCCGTGGGCATCAGCCTGTTCGGTCCTTACCTGCTAGTGGTCGAACTCGCCTCGATGCTGCTGCTCGCCGCAGCCGTCACGGCGTTCCACTTGGGCCGCAACGAAGCCAAGGAGCAATGA
- the nuoK gene encoding NADH-quinone oxidoreductase subunit NuoK, with the protein MPAIPLEHGLAVAGILFCLGLVGLMVRRNILFVLMSLEVMMNASALAFIVAGSRWAQPDGQIMFILVISLAAAEASIGLAILLQLYRRFHTLDIDAASEMRG; encoded by the coding sequence ATGCCTGCTATCCCTTTGGAGCATGGTCTGGCGGTCGCCGGCATCCTGTTCTGCCTCGGTCTGGTCGGCCTGATGGTCCGGCGCAACATTCTTTTCGTGCTGATGAGCCTGGAGGTCATGATGAATGCCTCCGCACTGGCGTTCATCGTTGCCGGTAGCCGCTGGGCGCAGCCGGATGGACAGATCATGTTCATCCTGGTGATCAGCCTGGCAGCCGCCGAGGCCAGTATCGGCCTGGCGATTCTGTTGCAGCTGTATCGCCGCTTCCACACTCTCGATATCGACGCTGCCAGCGAGATGCGCGGATGA
- the nuoI gene encoding NADH-quinone oxidoreductase subunit NuoI, which yields MKYIFDIVHGFFTQLRSLVMIFGHAFRKRDTLQYPEEAVYLPPRFRGRIVLTRDPDGEERCVACNLCAVACPVGCISLQKAETEDGRWYPDFFRINFSRCIFCGLCEEACPTTAIQLTPDFEMAEFKRQDLVYEKEDLLISGPGKNPDYNFYRVAGMAIAGKPKGAAQNEAEPINVKSLLP from the coding sequence ATGAAGTACATTTTTGACATCGTGCATGGCTTCTTCACCCAGCTTCGCAGCCTGGTGATGATTTTCGGCCACGCCTTCCGCAAGCGCGACACGCTGCAGTACCCGGAAGAAGCCGTGTACCTGCCGCCGCGTTTCCGTGGCCGTATCGTCCTGACCCGCGACCCCGACGGCGAAGAACGTTGTGTAGCCTGCAACCTGTGCGCCGTGGCGTGCCCGGTGGGTTGCATCTCGCTGCAGAAAGCTGAAACCGAAGACGGTCGCTGGTACCCGGACTTCTTCCGCATCAACTTCTCGCGCTGCATTTTCTGCGGCCTCTGCGAGGAAGCCTGCCCGACCACCGCGATCCAGCTGACACCGGATTTCGAAATGGCCGAGTTCAAACGTCAGGACCTGGTTTACGAGAAAGAAGATCTGCTGATCTCCGGCCCCGGCAAAAACCCTGATTACAACTTCTATCGTGTTGCAGGTATGGCGATTGCCGGTAAGCCAAAAGGCGCCGCGCAGAATGAAGCCGAACCGATCAACGTGAAGAGCTTGCTGCCTTAA